One Gadus morhua chromosome 13, gadMor3.0, whole genome shotgun sequence genomic window carries:
- the LOC115557370 gene encoding protein phosphatase 1 regulatory subunit 12B codes for MNGPQPATRMSSLLSADQDQTRSTTLLDSTTVPHATSRSQRQERLQRLDSLGVPRPDSVGVPRPDSLGPAVSRVRPGASPDPYLSPREGRPSARRRAEGDLAGQDFRKLYEGAVAANGRLRSRLDTSREELALVQSQLGRVTGQQQRRRATDRAANMLEMEKKENQSLEKKISDMEEELKAKTDLSTENQRLKDENGALIRVISKLSK; via the exons ATGAATGGCCCGCAGCCCGCAACAAGGATGTCCTCACTTCTCTCGGCCGACCAGGATCAGACGCGCAGCACGACCCTGTTGGACTCAACAACTGTACCCCACGCGACTAGCAGGAGCCAGAGG CAAGAGAGACTCCAAAG GCTGGACTCATTGGGGGTCCCCAGGCCGGACTCTGTGGGGGTCCCCAGGCCGGACTCGCTGGGGCCTGCCGTCTCCAGGGTCAGACCGGGGGCCTCGCCGGACCCGTACCTCTCCCCCCGGGAGGGCCGGCCATCGGCCCGCAGGAGGGCCGAGGGGGACCTGGCGGGCCAGGATTTCAGGAAG ttgtACGAGGGGGCGGTGGCGGCCAACGGGAGGCTGCGGAGCCGGCTGGACACGAGCAGGGAGGAGCTGGCGTTGGTCCAGAGCCAGCTGGGGAGGGTCACGGGACAACAG cagagaaggagagcgacCGATCGAGCCGCCAACATGttggagatggagaagaag GAAAATCAAAGTTTAGAAAAGAAAATATCCGACATGGAGGAGGAATTAAAG GCCAAGACGGACCTCAGCACCGAGAACCAGAGACTGAAAGACGAGAACGGGGCCCTCATCCGGGTCATCAGCAAACTGTCCAAATAA
- the LOC115556554 gene encoding immunoglobulin-like and fibronectin type III domain-containing protein 1: MADPSPEQNERLAIKKTSRVPGATVTQFMEIVPLGKSTPDFSRKPMPMKVQEGKKAMFKVMVLGNPSPAVVWTRLKCPVLDPEVYKTRYDPRGKEHILEMLKVQVDQADTYKCIVTNDYGEAVVTVTLNVVAAAAKNAAGAPLDFRKMLKKTVVVRKKQLPPQKEGEIDPKLLELLLSAPKKDYERICFEFGVTDFRWLLKRLNQLKKEREDEQAKVVENLENVKQIEVKPNGRAEFELDMKLSDPNSKIELFKDGELVPYGMDETSKPRLEVTGTKYLFSINDPQQDDAGFYQVDVGEANMLSTDFKVPDVDFNSKLQNTKATENQDAVFQCVLTAPMNYITWSTQDASLRHGDKYDVTVSEDKLTHTLRVKGCAVADAGVYFAIAGIMRSSASLTVEDPGVRFVSGLSDTAANVGERAELSCKLSSDTAKGCWYKNGKLLTGGDGVRIVQDGACHRLIIDCCSNNDGAVYRFEAEGRKSEATLSIEDPPRIDLDALGRFSKPVIVRAGETAEWKLPFSGGDPLTVQWFKEDEELLPGLTVRMETSSTGSQLRLTKCQRKDGGEVKIKIKNAFGTIEAVSKLIVLDKPTPPQGPVDVLECSPGSVAFKWKPPKDDGGCPVTGYILERQQVGRNKWTGLGEVPGGTPSYRDSDVDPGRRYCYRIRAKNSEGVSEFLETEDISAGVLRYPGSPSAPKVVSAFKECINLTWFPPCDTGGSDIVGYNLEKRKTGSNHWSLVNPGGPIKGTKYAVKDVFEGAAYQFRVTAINLSGAGEPSLPCEPVYARDPMKPPGKVIELKLTSSNYTTFSLAWTKPKEVEGVAGEAHGYYVEIRPIEELEWSRCNNNPVSLTSFTVLGLKAMAAYWVRVIATNYGGDGEPQGFDNYIIAMPPPVRPRFKDKNMKSFLVVKLGNTVRVNINFEACPLPEVIWLKDGVPVSKHVTITNSDSGSQLLIPMSERSDTGVYTILLKNMVGQETFNVEIRVTDDPKAPGPVELEQNVPGTLTLCWMPSPDEKRDDRLSYVVAMKDSHKQTWRTVTENLFNHRCTVTVLPGREYYFRVFAKNDMGLSSPVESPSWVTKQEKAPFKLDPPEFKSRDLQASPSFTVPLKQRTAPRGYECHMSCAVSGDPRPHVTWYRNNVSLNTNTNYHVTCVRGVCTLLILKVGPKDSGEYKVVVDNPLGTAECSMMLNVRE, encoded by the exons ATGGCAGACCCATCCCCAGAACAAAATGAGCGCT TGGCGATCAAAAAGACCTCCAGGGTTCCGGGCGCGACGGTCACCCAGTTTATGGAGATCGTTCCGTTGGGAAAATCAACCCCCGATTTCTCCAGGAAGCCCATGCCCATGAAAGTTCAGGAGG GTAAAAAGGCGATGTTCAAGGTGATGGTGCTCGGTAACCCCTCGCCAGCCGTGGTCTGGACCCGGTTGAAGTGTCCGGTCCTGGACCCGGAGGTGTACAAGACCCGATACGACCCGCGGGGCAAGGAGCACATACTGGAG ATGCTGAAGGTCCAAGTCGACCAGGCGGACACCTACAAGTGCATCGTAACCAACGACTACGGAGAGGCGGTGGTGACGGTGACACTGAATGTTGTCGCAG CTGCAGCAAAAAATG CGGCTGGCGCCCCACTAGATTTCCGCAAGATGCTGAAGAAAAC TGTTGTAGTGAGAAAGAAACAGCTCCCGCctcagaaagagggggagatcGACCCCAAACTCCTGGAGCTGCTTCTGTCCGCTCCTAAGAAGGACTACGAGCGGATCTGCTTCGAGTTCGGCGTGACGGACTTCCGCTGGCTGCTGAAGAGGCTGAACCAGCTGAAGAAAGAGCGAGAGGATGAGCAGGCCAAG gtggtggagAACCTGGAGAACGTCAAACAGATTGAGGTCAAACCAAACGGCAGGGCGGAGTTCGAGCTGGATATGAAACTATCGGATCCAAACAGCAAAATAGAGCTGTTTAAG GACGGGGAATTGGTCCCTTATGGCATGGATGAGACTTCAAAGCCGCGTCTGGAAGTCACCGGGACAAAGTATCTGTTCAGCATCAATGATCCCCAGCAAGACGACGCTGGGTTCTACCAGGTGGATGTGGGAGAGGCCAACATGCTCTCCACTGATTTTAAAG TGCCCGACGTGGACTTCAACTCCAAGCTCCAGAACACCAAGGCCACGGAGAATCAGGACGCCGTCTTCCAGTGCGTGCTGACGGCGCCGATGAACTACATCACGTGGTCGACGCAGGACGCCTCGCTGCGGCACGGCGACAAGTACGACGTCACCGTGTCCGAGGACAAGCTGACGCACACCCTTAGGGTGAAGGGCTGCGCCGTGGCGGATGCTGGCGTCTACTTCGCCATCGCCGGCATCATGAGGAGCAGCGCCTCGCTCACCGTGGAGG ATCCTGGAGTTCGGTTTGTTTCTGGACTGTCGGACACGGCGGCCAACGTGGGCGAGCGGGCCGAGCTTTCGTGTAAGCTGAGCAGTGACACGGCCAAGGGCTGCTGGTACAAGAACGGGAAGCTG CTGACGGGCGGTGACGGGGTCAGGATAGTTCAAGACGGCGCCTGCCACCGGCTGATCATCGACTGCTGCTCCAACAATGACGGAGCCGTGTACCGCTTCGAGGCGGAGGGACGCAAATCAGAAGCCACATTGAGCATTGAAG ACCCCCCCAGGATCGACCTGGATGCCTTGGGGAGGTTCTCCAAACCCGTCATCGTGAGGGCGGGCGAGACGGCCGAATGGAAGCTCCCCTTCTCAGGGGGAGACCCCCTGACCGTCCAGTGGTTCAAGGAGGATGAAGAACTCCTGCCGGGTCTCACCGTGCGCATGGAGACCTCCTCCACGGGCAGCCAGCTGAGACTCACCAAGTGCCAGCGGAAGGACGGCGGAGAGGTCAAAATCAAAATCAAGAACGCCTTCGGTACCATAGAGGCCGTCTCCAAGCTGATCGTCCTCG ACAAGCCCACCCCGCCCCAGGGTCCCGTGGACGTTCTGGAGTGCTCCCCTGGCTCCGTGGCCTTCAAGTGGAAACCCCCCAAGGACGACGGTGGGTGTCCGGTGACCGGCTACATTCTGGAACGCCAGCAGGTCGGCCGAAACAAGTGGACTGGTCTGGGGGAGGTCCCGGGCGGAACCCCCAGCTACCGGGACTCGGACGTGGACCCGGGCAGGAGGTACTGCTACCGGATCAGAGCCAAGAACTCTGAGGGCGTCAGCGAGTTCCTGGAGACGGAGGACATATCCGCCGGAGTACTGC GTTACCCCGGATCTCCGAGCGCCCCCAAGGTGGTCAGTGCCTTCAAGGAATGCATCAACCTGACCTGGTTCCCTCCTTGTGACACTGGAGGAAGTGACATCGTGGGCTACAACCTCGAGAAGCGAAAGACGGGCAGCAATCACTGGAGCCTGGTGAACCCAGGAGGGCCAATCAAAG GTACCAAGTACGCAGTGAAGGACGTATTTGAGGGCGCAGCGTATCAGTTCAGAGTGACTGCCATCAACCTGTCTGGCGCCGGTGAACCTAGCCTTCCATGTGAACCTGTTTATGCAAGGGACCCTATGA AACCCCCAGGTAAAGTCATAGAGCTTAAGTTGACCTCCTCCAATTACACCACCTTTTCTCTGGCTTGGACCAAACccaaggaggtggagggagtggCGGGCGAGGCCCACGGGTACTATGTGGAGATCAGGCCCATCGAGGAGCTGGAGTGGTCCCGCTGCAACAACAACCCGGTGTCGCTCACCTCCTTCACCGTGCTCGGCCTCAAGGCCATGGCCGCCTACTGGGTGAGGGTGATCGCCACCAATTACGGCGGGGACGGGGAGCCCCAGGGCTTTGACAACTACATCATCGCCATGCCGCCGCCGG TTCGGCCGAGGTTTAAAGACAAGAACATGAAAAGTTTCCTGGTGGTGAAATTAGGAAATACCGTTCGTGTCAACATCAACTTTGAG GCTTGCCCGCTGCCGGAGGTCATTTGGCTGAAGGATGGTGTTCCCGTGTCCAAACACGTGACCATCACCAACTCAGACAGTGGCTCCCAGCTCCTCATCCCCATGTCCGAGCGCTCAGACACGGGCGTCTACACCATCCTGCTCAAGAACATGGTGGGCCAGGAGACCTTCAACGTGGAGATCAGAGTCACGG ACGATCCCAAGGCCCCCGGcccagtggagctggagcagaacGTCCCAGGGACGCTCACCCTCTGCTGGATGCCATCCCCGGACGAGAAGCGTGACGACCGGCTGAGCTACGTGGTGGCCATGAAGGACTCGCACAAGCAGACCTGGCGGACGGTGACGGAGAACCTGTTCAACCACCGCTGCACCGTCACCGTGCTGCCCGGGCGCGAGTACTACTTCAGGGTGTTCGCCAAGAACGACATGGGTCTGTCCTCGCCCGTCGAGTCCCCGTCGTGGGTGACCAAGCAGGAGAAAG CGCCTTTCAAACTGGACCCTCCGGAGTTCAAGAGCCGCGACCTGCAGGCCTCGCCATCCTTCACCGTTCCCCTGAAGCAGCGCACCGCGCCGCGGGGCTACGAGTGTCACATGAGCTGCGCCGTGAGCGGCGACCCCCGTCCCCACGTCACATGGTACCGCAACAACGTCAGCCTGAACACCAACACCAACTACCACGTCACCTGCGTGAGAGGGGTGTGCACCCTGCTCATCCTCAAGGTGGGGCCCAAGGACTCCGGGGAGTACAAGGTGGTGGTGGACAACCCCCTGGGCACGGCCGAGTGCTCCATGATGCTTAACGTCAGAG AGTGA